One genomic region from Lineus longissimus chromosome 6, tnLinLong1.2, whole genome shotgun sequence encodes:
- the LOC135489553 gene encoding mammalian ependymin-related protein 1-like, whose amino-acid sequence MTKFCMFVLAACLAYVNAQIPKPCAAPKEWEARIAEYDPAKKFDRHGKVSYDYANLRVRLIEDETVEGKEQFEDVLYLHDAGVEYRLDIKTRKCERRPISRPFPALHVPSNATWYGEYYIGTSSNHGAGVLVDVWGGHFEDGSRANGEWTQRDCLPISFTSYKPNEGYFIWKHYDYTLGISDPMVFIPPKECLSL is encoded by the exons ATGACGAAGTTCTGTATGTTTGTTTTAGCGGCGTGCCTGGCTTACGTAAACGCCCAGATTCCAAAGCCGTGTG CTGCTCCAAAGGAATGGGAAGCACGGATAGCAGAG TACGACCCAGCAAAAAAATTTGACCGCCATGGAAAAGTGTCGTACGATTATGCTAATCTTCGCGTGAGGCTTATTGAAGACGAGACCGTTGAAGGCAAGGAGCAATTTGAAGATGTCCTTTACCTTCATGATGCA GGTGTTGAATACAGGCTTGACATAAAGACCAGAAAATGTGAAAGGAGGCCCATTTCGCGGCCATTCCCCGCGCTGCATGTGCCAAGCAATGCTACATGGTATGGCGAGTACTACATCGGAACGTCTTCCAATCACGGAGCTGGTGTCCTCGTGGATGTCTGGGGTGGTCACTTCGAAGATGGAA GCAGGGCGAATGGAGAATGGACCCAGAGGGACTGCCTACCAATCTCCTTCACAAGTTACAAACCTAATGAAGGATATTTCATCTGGAA GCACTACGACTACACCCTCGGAATCTCAGATCCCATGGTGTTCATCCCTCCAAAGGAATGTCTGTCGCTGTGA